The following coding sequences lie in one Yoonia sp. G8-12 genomic window:
- a CDS encoding YeeE/YedE family protein — protein sequence MLLEILDWGLDARTMQVIFGLVIGAVFGIAAQVSRFCLRRAIAGESEERGSAGATWMVALASAIIGFFLASRWGYVDLGGHRYLDPELPFLAIILGGVAFGAGMVLTRGCASRLTVLSATGNLRAVTVLIIFAVVAHATLKGVLAPLRVALGSVSTTLSFGSFSELPMGAPAASAVMAVLAIYLIHRFKPSWRDIVSGVIIGLVPVLGWATTSVLLFDEFEPLAVQSVAFTLPWSDTLFWTIASTSIPAGFGTGLVGGVLFGSFLSAAVRGELKLVGFEAAPQFLRYAAGAGLMGAGGVLAGGCTVGAGLSGSATLSVAGLLALASIVAGALLTARLGLRARHPLVA from the coding sequence ATGCTGCTGGAAATCTTAGATTGGGGTCTTGATGCCCGTACGATGCAAGTGATTTTCGGCTTGGTGATCGGGGCGGTCTTCGGGATCGCGGCACAGGTCTCGCGGTTTTGCCTGCGGCGCGCCATTGCCGGTGAGAGCGAAGAGCGTGGCTCTGCCGGCGCTACGTGGATGGTCGCACTCGCATCTGCCATCATCGGTTTTTTCTTGGCGAGCAGATGGGGCTACGTCGATTTGGGCGGACATCGCTATCTTGACCCCGAATTGCCGTTTCTGGCGATCATCTTGGGCGGCGTTGCGTTCGGCGCGGGAATGGTCCTGACACGCGGCTGTGCGTCGCGCCTTACGGTTCTGAGTGCCACCGGCAATCTGCGGGCTGTGACCGTCTTGATTATCTTTGCAGTTGTCGCACATGCAACTTTGAAAGGCGTTTTGGCGCCTTTGCGCGTCGCGCTGGGATCTGTTTCGACAACGTTGTCTTTCGGGTCATTCAGTGAACTGCCGATGGGTGCTCCGGCTGCATCTGCGGTGATGGCCGTTCTGGCGATCTACCTTATTCACCGGTTCAAGCCGTCTTGGCGCGACATTGTCTCTGGCGTTATCATTGGCCTTGTCCCGGTGCTGGGGTGGGCAACCACCAGTGTCCTGCTTTTCGACGAATTCGAGCCATTGGCAGTCCAATCAGTAGCGTTCACTTTGCCTTGGTCTGACACGCTATTTTGGACAATTGCATCGACCTCCATTCCCGCAGGATTTGGAACCGGCCTTGTTGGTGGTGTTTTGTTTGGCAGTTTCCTGAGCGCTGCGGTGCGTGGTGAACTAAAGCTTGTCGGTTTCGAGGCCGCACCACAATTCCTACGCTATGCCGCAGGCGCTGGCCTGATGGGTGCTGGTGGGGTTCTTGCTGGCGGTTGTACCGTGGGTGCGGGACTTAGCGGATCTGCAACGCTCAGCGTGGCAGGACTGCTCGCTCTTGCAAGCATCGTGGCGGGGGCTCTGTTGACCGCGCGACTGGGCCTGCGCGCACGTCACCCGCTGGTCGCATAA
- a CDS encoding AAA family ATPase, whose translation MSIHLEGVGARFYRGIGPEPQLVGPFRKMNFFIGPNNAGKSIILNLIAERIKSVSNRGVNHKLEPEEMYRGSESGEFYSAVGLSTQVVLGRLKIYEHDVTTAQLIKQAVERASVDGIVWTKAGDRSLLPERDPKEIRQWLPADRFWQHVWSSLTKKGSGGIDQHWIPETLAFIGQNASPELPDIHLIPAKRQLGPKGDEFSDNSGRGLIDHLARLQAPSFDRQEDRRGFERINAFVREITGKPDARLEVPSEREHLLVHMDNKVLPLSALGTGVHEVVLIAAFCTIHDGSIMCIEEPEIHLHPLLQRKLVRYLMMETKCQYFIATHSSAFIDTPDSAIFHVSNDGAQTYVRPALTKNDQRAVLDDLGCQASDILQSNAVIWVEGPSDRILLNHWISAVEPRLEEGIHYTIMFYGGALISHLTASDEALDRFIKLRKLNRNMAVVIDSDKSHPNAELKHHAIRLLKEMDDAGGMVWVTAGREMENYIDGKKLQDALRELHPQLYEKPGKTGQFDHAFYFFRKNPKDPARHVTHKNGDKVGAASIITKGEADLTILDLRERIEELVAMLLRANDLQCQPQD comes from the coding sequence ATGTCGATTCATTTAGAGGGCGTTGGAGCCCGATTTTACCGCGGGATAGGTCCGGAACCGCAACTGGTTGGACCGTTCAGGAAGATGAACTTCTTCATTGGTCCGAACAACGCTGGAAAATCCATCATTCTGAACCTCATCGCGGAGCGGATCAAAAGCGTCTCCAACAGAGGGGTTAACCACAAGCTAGAACCAGAGGAAATGTACCGAGGCTCGGAGTCAGGAGAGTTCTACAGTGCCGTTGGGCTCAGCACTCAAGTCGTCTTAGGCCGGCTCAAGATTTATGAGCACGATGTAACGACTGCACAGTTGATCAAACAGGCCGTGGAAAGAGCATCTGTTGACGGAATTGTATGGACAAAGGCCGGTGACAGATCGCTTCTTCCAGAGCGTGATCCGAAAGAAATAAGACAATGGTTGCCAGCTGATCGCTTCTGGCAACATGTGTGGAGCTCGTTGACCAAAAAAGGCAGTGGGGGAATAGACCAACACTGGATACCAGAAACACTTGCATTTATTGGCCAGAACGCTTCGCCAGAGTTGCCCGACATCCATTTGATACCAGCAAAGCGTCAACTTGGCCCGAAGGGTGATGAGTTTTCTGACAATTCGGGACGTGGCTTGATTGACCACTTGGCTAGGCTGCAGGCTCCGAGCTTTGATCGTCAGGAGGACAGGAGGGGCTTCGAACGGATAAACGCGTTTGTGCGAGAAATCACTGGCAAGCCGGATGCCCGCTTAGAAGTCCCCAGTGAGCGAGAGCATCTCCTTGTGCATATGGATAACAAGGTGCTGCCTCTTTCGGCGCTTGGAACGGGAGTGCATGAGGTAGTGTTAATAGCTGCCTTCTGCACTATCCACGACGGGTCAATAATGTGCATCGAAGAACCCGAAATACATTTGCATCCTTTGTTGCAACGCAAATTAGTCCGATACTTGATGATGGAAACAAAGTGCCAGTACTTCATCGCAACGCATTCGTCAGCATTTATTGATACACCTGACTCCGCAATCTTTCATGTTTCGAACGATGGAGCACAGACCTATGTTCGGCCCGCTCTGACAAAGAACGACCAACGGGCAGTCCTTGATGACCTTGGATGCCAAGCGTCAGACATCCTTCAATCAAACGCTGTGATTTGGGTGGAAGGACCATCAGACCGAATACTCCTGAACCATTGGATAAGTGCTGTTGAACCACGGCTCGAAGAAGGAATTCACTATACAATTATGTTCTATGGGGGCGCGCTAATTAGTCACCTTACCGCATCAGACGAAGCTCTTGATCGATTCATCAAATTGCGAAAACTGAACCGAAACATGGCAGTGGTGATCGATAGCGACAAGTCTCACCCGAACGCTGAACTTAAACATCATGCAATCCGTCTATTGAAGGAGATGGATGATGCGGGCGGGATGGTTTGGGTGACTGCTGGTCGAGAAATGGAGAACTATATCGATGGAAAGAAGCTGCAAGATGCTCTTCGAGAACTGCATCCTCAGCTTTATGAGAAGCCCGGAAAAACCGGTCAATTTGATCATGCATTTTATTTCTTCCGGAAGAATCCGAAGGATCCAGCTCGCCATGTGACACATAAGAATGGCGACAAAGTTGGCGCAGCTAGTATCATAACTAAGGGCGAAGCTGACCTGACCATCCTTGATTTACGGGAGCGGATTGAAGAGCTCGTTGCAATGCTGCTGCGGGCCAATGATTTGCAATGTCAGCCCCAAGATTAG
- a CDS encoding GtrA family protein, with amino-acid sequence MNEDIKRTLRFGLIGVASTVIYFVLLIGMRPFIDSTIYLTAFCYGTAMVFNFFAQGLFTFRAERLAGIHLVRYVVMQGVALVINSGAMFVAVDQLGLGLILAQVIVTACVTVGTYLASKNWVYI; translated from the coding sequence ATGAATGAGGATATAAAGCGCACGTTGCGATTTGGGCTGATCGGCGTCGCATCGACCGTCATTTATTTCGTCTTATTGATCGGTATGCGCCCGTTCATTGACTCAACCATCTACCTGACAGCGTTTTGCTATGGAACGGCGATGGTGTTTAACTTCTTTGCGCAGGGTCTATTTACCTTTAGGGCCGAGAGGCTAGCCGGCATTCACTTGGTCCGCTATGTCGTGATGCAGGGCGTGGCCTTGGTCATAAACTCGGGTGCAATGTTCGTTGCCGTAGATCAATTAGGACTGGGCCTCATCTTAGCCCAGGTCATCGTAACGGCCTGCGTAACTGTCGGTACCTATCTAGCGTCGAAAAACTGGGTATACATCTGA
- a CDS encoding tetratricopeptide repeat protein encodes MIRRDLYGNEVAVATQVALDHYDRGLQLFLAADFGAVEAFQLSIQLDEGFALGHVALARSLMMAGQMAAAKAVISRAQDLSVKLDTRQRQHTECIALLLSGKSQKARELVHSHVREYPRDALVAQLCSNVFGLIGFSGEVGREAELLAYTSALLPHYGDDWWMMSMHALSLCETGQIAASTKLMDKSLALNPRNANAAHFKSHAQYEAGELTAGRQYLDDWLSEYDDRAVLHGHLSWHSALWALHDGDEEAMWKVIDTGIGPDAAKGLPINVLTDTAAILYRAELAGHAVAAERWSALSDYAQQFFPETGQSFADMHAALSHAMAGNGDRLMHIVDTAKGFAGDLIQPLARAWGAIAREDWKLALKELTQVIGSTERLGGSRAQRDLLELTYANVLLKLGLTDEARRCLTVRRPVLASSPPIAAYST; translated from the coding sequence ATGATACGACGTGACCTATACGGAAATGAAGTAGCGGTAGCGACGCAAGTCGCACTGGATCACTATGATCGCGGGCTGCAATTGTTTTTGGCCGCGGACTTTGGTGCTGTTGAGGCTTTTCAGTTATCGATTCAGTTGGACGAAGGCTTTGCCCTTGGCCATGTTGCTTTAGCGCGATCTTTGATGATGGCGGGACAAATGGCAGCAGCCAAGGCTGTCATCAGTCGCGCACAAGACCTTTCTGTCAAACTTGACACACGCCAAAGGCAACACACCGAATGCATAGCGCTTCTGCTGTCCGGGAAATCACAAAAAGCCCGTGAATTGGTCCACAGCCATGTCCGCGAATATCCCCGCGATGCGCTTGTTGCTCAATTGTGCTCAAACGTCTTCGGACTGATCGGGTTTTCCGGTGAAGTTGGGCGTGAAGCGGAACTTCTCGCTTATACGTCTGCCCTGTTGCCTCATTATGGTGACGACTGGTGGATGATGTCGATGCATGCTTTGTCTTTGTGCGAAACGGGTCAGATCGCGGCTTCTACAAAGTTGATGGATAAGTCACTGGCATTGAACCCACGAAATGCGAATGCAGCACACTTCAAATCACATGCACAGTATGAGGCCGGTGAACTCACCGCTGGTCGCCAATATCTAGATGACTGGCTGTCAGAGTATGATGATCGTGCGGTTTTGCATGGCCATCTAAGTTGGCATTCTGCTCTTTGGGCGCTGCATGATGGCGATGAGGAGGCAATGTGGAAGGTGATAGATACAGGTATCGGCCCCGATGCGGCAAAGGGATTGCCGATCAATGTTCTGACTGACACGGCCGCGATCTTGTATCGTGCCGAACTTGCCGGACACGCGGTTGCGGCGGAACGGTGGTCTGCTCTCAGCGACTATGCGCAGCAGTTCTTTCCCGAGACAGGACAGAGTTTCGCTGACATGCATGCTGCATTGAGCCATGCAATGGCGGGAAATGGAGATCGTCTGATGCACATTGTGGATACAGCCAAAGGGTTCGCAGGCGATCTCATTCAGCCTCTAGCACGTGCATGGGGCGCAATTGCCCGTGAAGACTGGAAGCTTGCTCTGAAAGAGCTGACACAAGTCATAGGTTCGACAGAACGATTGGGAGGCAGTCGCGCCCAGCGAGATCTATTGGAGCTGACATATGCAAACGTGCTTCTCAAGCTTGGTTTGACCGACGAGGCGCGCCGATGTTTGACGGTACGCAGGCCAGTTCTTGCAAGCTCGCCACCTATTGCGGCTTATTCAACTTAA
- a CDS encoding glycosyltransferase family 2 protein, producing MGKVKVSIVVPVYAGEAYLERLIAEIEKARHDWEAQRAPVEICELIMVNDAARDGSAEVMECLAATRPWIVILTLSRNFGQHAATIAGILHSSGDWVVTLDEDMQHPPSRIEDLLRTAVRKQADVVYARPTSAIVHGKAWRDGSSRYFKRFMEWLTGNPTLRLVNSFRLMRGEIARATASVCSHNTYFDIALFWFTQRIEGTSIDLHDERFAGSGKSSYNFKSLVNHAQKMMFSSQLRFLALGMWIGIGLFAFSILSGVYFTLVRLIAPDAIGVEGWTSLFVVLTMSAGLLAAMLGLCLQYLATLVLKAHGRPTFFTIDRSSDHKLQDWYSAQDEAR from the coding sequence TTGGGGAAAGTTAAAGTTAGCATTGTTGTACCAGTATACGCCGGTGAGGCCTACCTTGAGCGTTTGATTGCAGAGATCGAAAAAGCGCGCCACGATTGGGAGGCGCAACGCGCACCAGTAGAGATCTGTGAGCTCATCATGGTTAACGATGCTGCGCGCGATGGTTCTGCGGAAGTCATGGAATGTTTGGCTGCGACGCGGCCATGGATCGTCATTTTAACGCTGTCGCGTAACTTTGGTCAGCATGCTGCGACAATTGCAGGTATACTGCACTCGTCTGGCGACTGGGTGGTGACGCTGGACGAAGACATGCAACATCCACCCAGTCGTATCGAAGATCTATTGCGCACTGCAGTTAGAAAACAGGCAGATGTTGTTTATGCGCGTCCGACCTCAGCAATAGTCCATGGCAAGGCCTGGCGGGATGGGTCATCGCGCTACTTTAAGCGATTTATGGAATGGTTGACGGGCAATCCGACATTACGTCTTGTAAATAGCTTTCGCTTGATGCGGGGTGAGATAGCCCGGGCTACAGCCAGCGTGTGTAGTCACAATACCTATTTTGATATTGCACTATTCTGGTTCACTCAGCGTATCGAGGGTACGTCGATTGATCTGCATGACGAACGTTTTGCGGGCAGCGGCAAGAGCAGCTATAACTTCAAATCTCTGGTTAACCATGCGCAAAAAATGATGTTTTCCAGTCAGTTGCGGTTCTTGGCCCTCGGCATGTGGATTGGGATTGGTCTGTTTGCATTTTCTATTCTGTCAGGCGTTTACTTTACCTTGGTCCGCCTGATTGCGCCCGATGCCATCGGTGTTGAAGGTTGGACATCTTTGTTTGTTGTGCTGACGATGTCGGCGGGGCTGTTGGCGGCCATGCTGGGATTGTGCTTGCAATATCTCGCCACACTTGTGCTGAAAGCGCATGGGCGCCCAACGTTCTTTACCATCGACCGGTCCAGTGATCACAAGCTGCAAGATTGGTATTCCGCGCAGGACGAAGCTAGATGA
- a CDS encoding NAD-dependent epimerase/dehydratase family protein, giving the protein MILLDWGRTAGHAPGVAAIFGTGLIGGNAVGALQRNLSHARLRHMPWDWSLDTSGQAQQIVQAARNVLEGQGDAVFTTIWAAGRSGFGTDVQGMQDEFAALESVVDLALDIGADLPINRRCYIHLSSAGGLFEGQTCCGTDTMPKPLRPYGEYKLAQEAYIRDCIALGRRHILRPSSVYGYAPGARRGLFAVLIAKALQGQTATIMGALGTQRDYVFADDIGRFIADLVHDHASDPTSAGLSTSLLVSGRPATIYEVIGMVRDSSGRPLFVEIDPRPENARHNTFLRSALPSGFRPTGLQEGIALTVRAVSGERSQGKLI; this is encoded by the coding sequence ATGATTTTACTGGACTGGGGTCGGACAGCTGGGCACGCGCCAGGGGTTGCAGCGATCTTTGGGACGGGTTTGATCGGTGGCAATGCGGTTGGTGCACTCCAGCGCAATCTAAGCCACGCACGCCTGCGTCACATGCCATGGGATTGGTCTTTGGACACCTCTGGGCAAGCCCAACAGATCGTACAAGCAGCGCGGAATGTTTTGGAAGGGCAGGGGGACGCCGTCTTCACGACAATCTGGGCTGCCGGACGCAGCGGGTTCGGTACCGACGTCCAAGGCATGCAGGATGAGTTCGCAGCCCTTGAAAGTGTCGTCGATCTTGCACTTGATATCGGGGCAGATCTCCCGATCAACCGCCGTTGCTATATTCATTTGAGCTCTGCAGGCGGACTTTTCGAAGGCCAGACCTGTTGCGGGACAGATACGATGCCAAAGCCCTTGCGCCCTTACGGAGAGTACAAGCTCGCACAAGAGGCCTATATTCGGGATTGTATAGCATTAGGCCGTCGCCATATTCTTCGTCCCAGCAGCGTCTACGGATATGCCCCCGGTGCACGGCGTGGATTGTTTGCAGTGCTCATCGCCAAAGCGCTACAGGGCCAGACTGCGACTATAATGGGGGCGCTGGGCACACAACGAGACTACGTTTTTGCGGATGATATTGGCCGTTTTATTGCTGATTTGGTGCACGATCACGCATCAGATCCCACAAGTGCTGGCCTCTCCACTTCACTTTTGGTGTCGGGGCGTCCTGCCACGATCTATGAGGTGATCGGTATGGTTCGGGATAGCTCAGGACGACCTCTGTTTGTTGAGATCGACCCTCGTCCTGAAAATGCACGCCACAATACCTTTTTGCGCTCGGCACTACCCAGCGGTTTTAGACCGACAGGTCTCCAAGAAGGAATTGCGCTGACAGTGAGGGCCGTCAGCGGCGAGCGCTCTCAAGGAAAACTAATATGA